The genomic stretch CGAGGGATCACCCGGATCCTTGAGGCTCAGCAGAGCCGCCAGATCCGAGTTGTTCTCCGCAGTCAGGATTCCTGGCGTAGACGTCGCATCCGAGGCGGAGGGCTCTTCTTCAGGCGTGGGAGCAGTGGAAGATTGCGGACTCGAGGACGGGGTTGGTTGATCCGTCGGGGTCTCTGCCGCCTCGGGCGTTGCCGACTCTTTCGCCGGGAAAGTGTGGTAACGGATGACCACTGGGACATCCGGGGCGAATTTCTCATTCGCGGTGTAATCGGAATCACCGGCGATTGACACATCCTTCACCTCCTCATCACCAGCAAACAACCCAATGACAAGGTCTGCGACCGCCTCGGTCGTGACGTTGGTGAACCCGGCGTTCTCGAAACGAGTGACAACGTCCTGATATTTCTTGCCCTTGACCTCTGACGCCGAGAGCGGCGGGTCAACCCGCCCAGGAACATCACCTCCTCCACAGGCAGCGATCGGGAAAATGATGAGTAGAGTCACCACCATGGCGACCACCCGAGACAGTCCGGGGTACGGTGAACGAGTGAGCATGCGTGCATCCTCAGGATGTGTTGGGCGCGGAAAGCGGGCGTGCCACACCTTGGCAAACCATCATCAATGTAGCCACATCGTTGGCGCCTGAATATTCCATTTGGTTGATTAACCAAAACCCCTTTCTCACATCCTGCACGGAGCGCGATCGGACCCCACTTTTCAAGGGTTTTACATCCAGTTCGCAATCTCCAATTGCAGATCCGAGAAGCAGACCCTTCTCCATGGCCACACAGTCTCCAGAAGCACTCGTGAGGTAAGCCTCGGCAGATGAGTCACACCCACGTCGTCACCCAGCATTTTCTTCTCGATTTCGAGACAGTGAGGCTTATTCATAGGGGTGTTTTGGTTTCCCTAACTGACGCTTTATCCGAGGGGGACGTGAAGGCGGCTTGCCCGATCTGAGACAATTCAAAGTGTTCTACTACAAAGACTCTCAGATGAAAGACAAGCCGCTGCCATGAATACTACCACAAGCCTTGACCGCAACCAGATTCTCAACCTGTGTGAACTGATCCACACATCCCATTCCGGAAACCTATCCGGCAGCAGGATCCCGTGACCTGGGGTTGTTCCGCTGTATCCAGATCCATTTTGTTGACGCTCAGACACAACCTCACCCAAGAGTTACTGGCCGACATCCACACAGTTTCCCAAGCCACCATCTCGAGAGTGGTGGCGGTCTACACCCCCTTGATCGCCGACCTCCTTCAAGCATGGATACCTGAGCTGGAAGATCCTCGACCCAGACCGCCAGTACATCATCGACGGCACCCTTGATGTCCTGCTGGTCGTGGCGCGACCGTCCCGAGCTGTACTCAGGCACACACCACACCACGGGGGTGAACCTGCAAGTGGCCTGCACCCTAGCCGGACACCTCGCCTGGATCTCCCCACCCCTGCCGGGTAGTGTGCATGATGCGAAGGCCATCAAGGAATCCGGATTCCTTGAGGCACTTGATGCCACGACGCATAGTGGGGACAAGGGCTACATCGGTTTGGGGATGATCACCCCCGCGAAGAAACCCGCCCATGGTGAACTCACCAACACCGACAAGAGAAACAACACGACCATCAACCGCATCCGCTACCTCATCGAACGCGTCATCACGAACCTCAAAACCTGGCGTGTCCTCCACACCGATTACCGCCGCCCCTACAACACCTTCGAAACCACAATACAAGCCATCACCGGACTCATCTTCGCCTACACCCCATGAATAAGCCTCAGTGGCGTGACTGCAAGTTGGCCCAGAGTTGCGGACTCATCTCAAAGAAACGCCCCCATCGCACCGTCGCGTCAATCGCGATCTGACGTTTGCCGCGCGCAACCTCGCTGATTCAGCGCCCACGACAGGATGTCCCCCTGAAGCGACACAACGTCTGAATTCATGACACTTTAGATCTTAAAGTATCATCAGAGACGAAAGAGCGATACTTTAGGGAGGGATG from Arachnia propionica encodes the following:
- a CDS encoding transposase family protein, with protein sequence MSCWSWRDRPELYSGTHHTTGVNLQVACTLAGHLAWISPPLPGSVHDAKAIKESGFLEALDATTHSGDKGYIGLGMITPAKKPAHGELTNTDKRNNTTINRIRYLIERVITNLKTWRVLHTDYRRPYNTFETTIQAITGLIFAYTP
- a CDS encoding DUF4839 domain-containing protein; the protein is MLTRSPYPGLSRVVAMVVTLLIIFPIAACGGGDVPGRVDPPLSASEVKGKKYQDVVTRFENAGFTNVTTEAVADLVIGLFAGDEEVKDVSIAGDSDYTANEKFAPDVPVVIRYHTFPAKESATPEAAETPTDQPTPSSSPQSSTAPTPEEEPSASDATSTPGILTAENNSDLAALLSLKDPGDPSIAAFASKYQGRIIEFDGCVMVITRHGSTKTRFDYLLSAGNYDPDSALGPNFQFFDINYYDFHFPADKSPGSVPSGTNLRFTAEVGKYDSKTTLFQLRPVKTSVR